One genomic region from Pecten maximus unplaced genomic scaffold, xPecMax1.1, whole genome shotgun sequence encodes:
- the LOC117318275 gene encoding uncharacterized protein LOC117318275: MKSYPDDRKYVRNNIIGGMACCVVSCILGFVLLPAPTPRLETVSMRIIYCLRWQIWPVLLLTAGIMMVAYKRFFTSAIDPIEGRGEHLVDVHKRYVQNTLEQLVLHVSSSVLLASFISPESMTIIPIRVFLFVLGRVTFWYGYIKSPIKRAFGFQMTFSPSVISLLYCAFCFCNSGPAFGLYET; encoded by the exons ATGAAGTCGTATCCTGACGATAGAAAATATGTTCGAAACAACATTATCGGTGGTATGGCATGTTGTGTGGTGTCGTGCATACTGGGGTTTGTGTTGCTTCCAGCACCCACGCCTCGACTGGAGACGGTGTCGATGAGAATTATATACTGTTTACGCTGGCAAATTTGGCCCGTCCTTTTATTAACAGCAG GTATCATGATGGTTGCTTACAAGCGATTCTTCACCAGCGCCATTGACCCCATCGAGGGCCGAGGGGAACATCTAGTGGATGTCCACAAACGTTACGTACAGAACACTCTAGAACAGCTAGTATTGCACGTCTCGTCCTCCGTCCTGCTCGCTTCCTTCATCTCGCCGGAATCCATGACAATTATTCCAATTCGTGTTTTCCTCTTTGTTCTCGGACGAGTGACGTTTTGGTATGGTTACATTAAATCTCCGATAAAGAGGGCGTTCGGCTTCCAGATGACGTTCAGTCCAAGTgtgatatcattgttatattgtgccttttgtttttgtaattcgGGCCCAGCATTTGGTTTATACGAAACATGA